In Panicum virgatum strain AP13 chromosome 4N, P.virgatum_v5, whole genome shotgun sequence, a single window of DNA contains:
- the LOC120671546 gene encoding receptor kinase-like protein Xa21 yields the protein MIHFRIPCLNLVPVLNLFILVSSLALISSQNETDKERQALLYFKSRLSDPAGALSSWSKAYHDFCNWHGVSCGTQSPHHVTSLDLPSEGLTDSLPSCIANLTSLKRLQLSNNSFHGSIPPELGLLTQLTYLNLSLNSLNGGIPSAISSCMQLQVLDLSNNSLKGDILPTLSQCKNIQMINLSNNKLQGSIPAAFGMLQKLRTLILAGNSLSGSIPPSLGSSSLVHVDLGRNFLSGGIPESLVNSSLQVLRLMSNRLTGKLPEALFNSSSLTTICLQQNIFVGFIPPVASISSPLKYLSLQENNLSGLIPLSLGNLSSLVFLSLQQNNLIESIPESLGNIRKLQVLRLTANKLSGLVPPSLFNISSLKFLGLGSNLLLSGRLPSNIGITLPNIQTLVLMSNRFYGTIPDSLLNASHLEKIYIAFNMLTGLVPSFGSLPNLEVLDVGGNMLESGDWSFLSSLSNCTRLTHLMLDSNNLQGNLPLSIGNLPNSIKNLWIRDNKISGPIPSEIANLENLIELYMGYNLLNGSIPPTILHLHGLVRLGIARNKLSGQLPHDIGRLSQLNELHLDQNNLTGSIPASFGNCTQLQKLNLSHNSLAGSIPSNLL from the coding sequence ATGATACATTTTAGAATCCCATGTCTGAATCTCGTTCCAGTCCTTAATCTCTTCATCCTAGTGTCATCTTTAGCTCTCATCAGCAGTCAAAATGAAACTGACAAAGAACGACAAGCTCTTCTATACTTCAAGTCCCGGCTATCAGATCCAGCCGGAGCCTTATCCTCATGGAGCAAAGCATACCATGATTTCTGCAACTGGCATGGTGTAAGTTGCGGCACACAGTCTCCTCACCATGTTACTTCACTAGACCTCCCTTCTGAAGGCCTCACTGACTCTTTACCATCTTGTATAGCCAACCTTACCTCACTTAAGAGACTGCAGTTGTCAAATAACAGCTTCCATGGCTCCATACCTCCCGAGCTCGGTCTCCTAACCCAGCTCACCTATCTCAACCTCAGCTTGAATTCTCTGAATGGTGGGATCCCATCTGCGATCTCATCCTGCATGCAACTTCAAGTCCTCGACCTATCGAACAACTCCCTCAAAGGTGATATCCTACCAACCTTAAGTCAATGCAAAAACATTCAAATGATAAATCTTAGTAATAACAAGCTGCAAGGGAGCATCCCAGCTGCTTTTGGGATGCTCCAGAAGCTCCGAACCCTGATCCTAGCAGGCAACAGTCTATCAGGGTCAATACCACCATCCTTGGGCAGCTCATCTCTAGTACATGTTGATCTCGGAAGAAATTTTCTGTCCGGTGGAATTCCTGAGTCCTTGGTGAATAGTTCTCTCCAAGTACTTAGGCTCATGAGCAACAGGCTCACTGGGAAGCTCCCAGAGGCTCTCTTCAATAGCTCATCGCTTACCACAATTTGCCTTCAACAGAACATTTTTGTTGGTTTTATACCACCTGTTGCTTCCATCTCTTCCCCTTTGAAGTACCTTAGTTTACAAGAGAATAATCTCTCAGGATTAATTCCTCTATCGTTAGGGAATCTCtcttctctggtttttctgTCTCTTCAGcagaacaatctgatcgagagcATCCCAGAAAGCTTAGGCAACATTCGGAAACTACAGGTATTGAGATTGACCGCCAACAAACTGTCTGGTCTTGTACCACCGTCGCTCTTCAACATCTCGTCACTGAAATTTCTTGGCCTGGGCAGTAACTTATTACTTAGTGGAAGATTACCCTCTAACATTGGCATCACACTTCCGAATATTCAGACATTAGTACTCATGTCAAACAGATTTTATGGCACGATCCCTGATTCTCTTCTCAATGCATCACACCTGGAGAAGATATATATAGCTTTCAATATGCTGACCGGTCTTGTGCCATCATTTGGATCATTGCCAAACTTGGAGGTTCTTGATGTTGGTGGAAATATGCTGGAATCAGGTGACTGGAgtttcctctcctccctctcaaATTGCACTAGACTGACTCATCTCATGCTTGACTCGAATAATCTCCAAGGAAATTTGCCATTATCGATTGGTAATCTTCCAAATAGTATTAAGAATCTTTGGATCAGAGACAACAAAATTTCTGGGCCAATTCCCTCGGAGATAGCCAATCTGGAAAACCTCATAGAATTATATATGGGCTACAATCTTCTCAACGGTAGCATACCACCAACTATTTTACACTTGCATGGCTTGGTTAGACTTGGAATTGCACGAAACAAACTTTCTGGCCAATTGCCACACGATATTGGGAGACTTAGTCAGCTGAATGAGCTCCACTTAGATCAAAACAACTTGACTGGAAGTATACCTGCTAGCTTTGGGAACTGCACGCAGCTACAGAAATTGAACCTTTCTCACAATTCACTAGCTGGGAGTATACCAAGCAATCTCTTATGA
- the LOC120671547 gene encoding receptor kinase-like protein Xa21 → MQRNSYGTSMGTIKNIAYKDIVKATDMFSSANLIGSGSFGKVYKGNLELHEDQVAIKIFNLNIYGAHRSFIAECEALRNARHRNLIKIITVCSSVDRSGADFKAIVFPYMLNGNLDMWIHPRLHEHSQRKILTLCQRFNITLDVASALDYLHNQCAYPLIHCDLKPSNILLDFGMGAYVSNFGLARTLYTKSGAFQDSSTSLACLKGSIGYIPPEYGMSEEISTKGDVYSFGVVLLEMMTGYRPTDDQFNDGTSLQDFVRGSFPNNIYEVVDPVMLQDNINAAKVMQNCILPLVKVGLSCSMASPKDQPDIGQVSTEILKIKNAISKLHESSSRQNC, encoded by the exons ATGCAAAGAAACAGTTACGGCACCTCAATGGGCACAATAAAAAACATAGCATATAAAGATATTGTAAAAGCAACAGATATGTTCTCTTCTGCTAATTTAATTGGCTCAGGTTCATTTGGAAAGGTTTATAAGGGTAACCTAGAGCTTCATGAAGATCAAGTAGCTATCAAGATTTTTAACCTCAACATATATGGGGCTCATAGGAGCTTCATTGCGGAGTGTGAAGCCCTCAGAAATGCCCGCCACCGCAATCTTATAAAAATTATTACTGTGTGCTCCTCAGTGGATCGTAGCGGGGCTGACTTCAAGGCCATAGTCTTCCCATACATGCTGAATGGGAACCTTGATATGTGGATACATCCTAGGCTCCATGAACACAGTCAAAGAAAGATTCTGACTTTATGTCAAAGATTCAATATAACCTTGGATGTAGCATCTGCTTTGGATTACCTTCATAACCAATGTGCATATCCGCTAATACACTGCGATTTGAAGCCAAGCAATATTCTTTTGGACTTTGGCATGGGTGCATATGTCAGCAACTTTGGCTTAGCAAGAACATTATACACTAAATCAGGTGCATTTCAAGATAGTTCGACAAGTTTGGCTTGCCTAAAAGGATCCATTGGATACATCCCACCAG AGTACGGCATGAGTGAAGAGATATCAACCAAGGGTGATGTTTATAGTTTTGGGGTGGTCCTGCTAGAAATGATGACAGGGTATCGTCCAACAGACGATCAATTCAACGACGGTACAAGTCTGCAAGATTTTGTCCGTGGATCATTTCCAAATAACATCTATGAGGTTGTTGACCCTGTCATGCTGCAAGACAACATCAACGCAGCCAAAGTGATGCAGAACTGCATCCTTCCGTTGGTCAAAGTAGGACTGTCGTGCTCCATGGCATCGCCTAAAGATCAGCCCGACATTGGGCAGGTTTCTACCGAGATCCTTAAAATCAAGAATGCGATATCAAAGCTACATGAGTCATCATCACGACAAAATTGCTAG
- the LOC120670936 gene encoding receptor kinase-like protein Xa21 → MASLGVFALVWLLSIFTTFSNLLATSNDTENDRQALLCFKSQISSSAQAFVSWSNASLEFCNWHGVTCSALSPRRVIELNLPSEGITGPISPCLANLSSLEKIQLSNNSFHGGIPSEFCLLRQLSYLNLSMNSLEGNIPADLSSCSQLRILGLWNNSLQGQIPPALSQCRQLQEINLSNNKLQGSIPYAFGNLHELQILDLSRNNLGGNIPPALGCSLSLTYVDLGSNALTGRIPESIMNSSSLTVISLQQNQLVSSIPPVIGISPPVKHLDLGENCLSGSIPSSIGNLSSLVSVYLNQNKLVGSIPESLGNIATLEILDLNENNLSGPVPKSLFNMSSLTYIAVAENYLIGQLPPDIGFMLPSIRGLILTGNKFEGPIPISLLNASNLQLLELGNNSLSGLIPLFGSLPNLKVLDLGNNMLDAGDWAFMSSLSNCSKLTRLLLDGNNLQGKLPSSFGNLSKTIEMLWLRNNSISGPIPPEIDNLRNLNELFMDYNLFIGNIPQRIGNLHNLRALYLSHNKLSGQIPDVTGNLVQLTELKLDGNNLSGRIPETIGHCNQLQEFNVAHNSLDGSIPSKIFQITTLEFDLSHNYLSGRIPEEVGNLINLKKLSISNNLLSGNIPSNLGRCVVLEYLEMQNNYFAGSIPQSFMNLVSIKDMDISRNKLSGEIPEFLASLSSLQHLNLSFNNFNGAVPRDGIFDNAGAMSIEGNEHLCTSVPTEGMPLCSGFANRRRQKILALVLEIVMSVVAAVIIIFSTLTAIHWKKRMQVNSNLPKLSKHIKKISYRDIINATERFSSSNLIGSGSFGVVYKGNLHHLEDQVAIKIFKLDIYGADRSFFAECEALRNLRHRNLVKIITICSSVDYTGSAFKALVFQYMSNGNLDSWLHPTAHDRRQRDILTLSQRINISLDVASALDYLHNQCAAPLIHCDLKPSNVLLDLNLTAYVSDFGLARFLHVRNSQIDCTSTLACLKGSIGYIPPEYGVNKEISTKGDVYSFGVLLLEMITGSRPTDEKFSDGTDLHGFVERAFPEKIHDIVDPTMLQAEIDAAEVMKNCVIPLVRIGLSCSVASPKERPEMGRVYTELRIVKQKLSYTNDN, encoded by the exons ATGGCGTCCCTAGGTGTCTTCGCTCTTGTTTGGCTTCTTTCTATCTTCACCACATTTTCCAATTTGTTAGCCACCTCCAATGATACTGAAAATGATCGACAAGCTCTCCTTTGCTTCAAGTCCCAGATCTCTAGTTCAGCACAGGCTTTCGTCTCATGGAGCAATGCATCGTTGGAATTTTGCAACTGGCATGGAGTCACTTGCAGTGCACTGTCTCCCCGTCGTGTCATTGAGCTAAACCTTCCATCAGAAGGAATCACAGGCCCCATATCTCCTTGCCTCGCCAACCTCTCATCTCTTGAAAAGATCCAACTATCAAACAATAGCTTCCATGGTGGCATACCATCCGAGTTCTGCCTCCTGCGCCAACTGAGCTACCTCAACCTCAGCATGAACTCCTTGGAAGGTAATATCCCGGCTGACCTCTCTTCATGCTCCCAGCTTCGAATCCTAGGTTTGTGGAACAATTCTCTCCAAGGTCAGATCCCACCTGCCCTAAGTCAATGCAGGCAGCTTCAAGAGATTAACCTTAGCAacaacaagctccaagggagcaTCCCATATGCTTTTGGGAATCTTCATGAGCTGCAAATACTAGATCTTTCCAGAAATAATCTTGGAGGCAACATACCGCCAGCATTGGGCTGCAGCCTTTCTCTCACTTACGTTGATCTAGGGAGCAATGCTCTCACTGGGCGCATACCAGAGTCCATCATGAACAGTTCATCACTTACAGTTATATCCTTACAACAGAACCAACTTGTTAGTTCTATACCACCTGTTATTGGCATCTCTCCCCCTGTTAAACATCTTGATTTAGGAGAGAATTGTCTCTCAGGATCAATACCTTCCTCGATAGGGAACCTTTCCTCCCTAGTTTCTGTTTATCTTAATCAAAATAAACTAGTTGGGAGCATACCAGAGTCCTTAGGTAATATTGCAACACTAGAAATATTGGACTTGAATGAAAACAACTTGTCAGGGCCTGTTCCAAAATCTCTCTTCAACATGTCCTCCCTGACATATATTGCTGTGGCCGAGAACTATCTTATTGGACAGTTGCCTCCGGACATTGGCTTCATGCTTCCAAGTATTCGGGGGTTAATCCTCACGGGAAACAAATTTGAAGGCCCAATCCCGATTTCTCTTCTCAATGCATCCAACCTCCAACTGCTTGAGCTAGGTAACAACAGCTTAAGTGGGCTCATTCCATTGTTTGGGTCATTACCAAATTTAAAAGTACTTGATCTGGGCAACAACATGCTAGACGCTGGCGACTGGGCCTTTATGTCTTCACTCTCAAATTGCTCCAAACTAACGAGACTTTTATTGGATGGGAACAATCTCCAAGGGAAATTGCCAAGTTCTTTTGGCAATCTTTCAAAAACCATAGAGATGCTGTGGCTAAGAAATAACAGcatttccgggcctataccacCAGAGATAGATAATCTGAGGAATCTTAATGAGCTGTTCATGGATTACAATCTTTTCATTGGTAATATACCACAAAGAATTGGAAATTTGCACAATTTGCGCGCTTTATATTTGTCACATAACAAGCTCTCAGGCCAAATCCCTGATGTCACTGGCAACCTTGTTCAGCTGACTGAATTGAAACTGGATGGGAACAACTTGAGTGGAAGGATACCTGAAACTATAGGACACTGTAACCAACTCCAAGAGTTCAACGTTGCTCACAACTCACTAGATGGGAGTATACCAAGCAAAATATTCCAAATTACTACACTCGAGTTTGACTTGTCACACAATTACTTGTCTGGACGAATACCAGAGGAAGTTGGCAACCTCATCAACCTCAAAAAACTTAGCATCTCAAATAACTTATTGTCAGGCAATATCCCATCCAATCTTGGCAGGTGTGTGGTTCTGGAGTATCTTGAGATGCAAAACAACTACTTCGCCGGAAGCATTCCACAATCTTTCATGAACTTGGTAAGCATCAAGGATATGGATATTTCTCGAAATAAATTGTCTGGAGAGATCCCGGAGTTCCTCGCATCCTTGAGTTCTCTGCAACATCTCAATTTATCCTTCAACAATTTCAATGGAGCAGTTCCAAGAGACGGAATTTTTGACAATGCTGGAGCCATGTCCATAGAAGGGAACGAGCATTTGTGCACAAGTGTTCCAACAGAAGGTATGCCTCTTTGTTCAGGATTCGCCAACAGAAGGAGACAGAAGATCTTGGCACTGGTACTGGAGATAGTAATGTCAGTTGTTGCTGCAGTTATAATTATTTTTTCCACTCTAACTGCCATTCATTGGAAGAAGAGAATGCAagtaaattcaaatttgccaaAACTCAGTAAGCACATTAAAAAGATTTCATATAGAGATATCATAAATGCAACAGAAAGGTTCTCTTCTTCTAATTTAATTGGGTCAGGGTCATTCGGAGTGGTTTATAAGGGTAATCTACATCACCTTGAAGATCAAGTTGCCATCAAGATTTTTAAACTTGACATATATGGGGCGGACAGGAGCTTCTTTGCAGAATGTGAAGCCCTAAGAAACCTCCGCCATCGAAATCTAGTAAAAATAATTACTATATGTTCTTCAGTGGATTATACAGGGTCAGCCTTTAAGGCCCTAGTGTTCCAATACATGTCAAATGGGAACCTGGATTCATGGCTGCATCCAACAGCCCATGATCGCAGGCAAAGAGATATTCTGACTTTAAGCCAAAGAATCAATATATCTTTGGATGTAGCATCTGCTTTGGATTATCTTCACAACCAATGTGCAGCTCCATTGATACACTGCGACTTGAAGCCAAGCAATGTTCTTTTGGACCTGAACTTGACTGCATATGTCAGTGACTTTGGCCTAGCAAGATTTCTACACGTCAGAAATTCACAAATAGATTGTACGTCAACTCTGGCTTGTCTCAAAGGATCCATCGGTTACATACCACCAG AGTATGGCGTGAACAAAGAGATATCAACTAAGGGCGATGTTTATAGCTTTGGAGTGCTTCTGTTAGAAATGATAACAGGGAGTCGCCCAACCGATGAAAAATTTAGTGATGGTACAGACCTGCATGGCTTTGTAGAAAGAGCGTTTCCAGAGAAGATCCATGACATTGTTGATCCCACGATGCTACAAGCTGAAATTGATGCAGCAGAGGTCATGAAGAACTGTGTCATTCCACTGGTACGAATAGGACTCTCCTGCTCCGTAGCATCGCCAAAGGAGCGGCCTGAAATGGGACGAGTTTACACTGAGCTCCGTATAGTCAAGCAAAAGTTGTCATACACCAATGATAACTGA